The following proteins are co-located in the Cyprinus carpio isolate SPL01 chromosome B19, ASM1834038v1, whole genome shotgun sequence genome:
- the nup153 gene encoding nuclear pore complex protein Nup153 isoform X1: MAATGGGKIRSRRYHIASKPYAKGKQHPGLISRVTDTVKSIVPSWLQKYFKNGEVQEGDTGTVGVDRNNVAPPPNGNDEVTPLPDGRDSPEPSTSNTEPSTSKASLNFPEALSRPPLNRTHLHFPSLDGSPALGGTSSHFSQPSTSTAPFSGSPFAVTSNFSLVKEIKDSSSQHEDDNISTTSGFSSRASDKDVPMSKTVPLLWSPEMERTHSGSQTAHTGLKKPTFNLSVFGTSSSSVLNSSVLNSSQLGDSPFYPGKTTYGGAAAMRSARSRPATPYQPPVRRQIKAKPAGAQPCGVTSATARRILQSLERMSSPLADAKRIPSTVSSPLSASLNHTDLDNSNFQAKRKRLEPSVPPVQKLVVPAAAAVSGNRSMSFRPTLTPGGVNRGVEKSNKEIPVRQSPPISDRAQAPSPSTSSLSYPLSSTPVTCSAGSGGGKMKRERAIRPSSKRPDDEVAEEPDLPPASLPSNFTLPTFNFSSPPPTSSLTSSTTPLIIVSEEPAANKEPAAPSTPPSVPFTFSSPIVKATAASPPSFSPSSGFTFSAPTMKTGPSYSNGKIVPTVAPVKSVASEEKEFEGPFKPAKVLKQGSVLDILKGPGFASPAQNSVDKPLLSASTSSASLGFGDKFRPPAGSWSCGTCLLQNKSSDKKCVACLAPQPNTDSSSKSDSKSTEAPASISSLFAPPAGSWDCDTCLVRNKPDVVKCVACDTAKPGTGVKSRMTLPTLSEASSTLSAPSSSTTTTTTTASSATGLLGFGDKFKKPEGSWDCDVCMVQNKAQDVKCVACQSSKPGAVATAVSTPASAPASTAGFGDKFKKPEGSWECEVCCVQNKAEDQQCVACQSAKPGAKIESKGFSSSFGVQSNSTDSSSSGFKFGTGSTDSTSAGLKFGGTFSDTTTTTGGFKFGFGSSDSNSKSEGFKFGGFSSDAASGGVKLGSSSSESTATKESVSKAFTFGGSVDDSLEKKTKSQDSSAGFKFGGGNGTNFSSQASGAGNSFLFGAKPSENGSSNSSFSFSVPQSKAEKDDAPAPSETASTTTTTTAANVIPIFGKSLVAESSTIKFGEASTKEQTLVTSTFTFGKTEENKDTSAPSTAFLFGASKEAEKPAPTLGFSFGEQDPPKDFPKPTLTFGKPAESAEPPKPSFSFGQSMTETSAPKPTFGFMANSSSTPASSSSTPSLFSTPITSSLAPTPAPSSTFVFGQSTSSEQTMAKTFVFGQQPQDSQSAPPAAPSAAPAPAQPFQFGSGTNSSSPAFTFGATASSTPASAAPAPPANPSPFVFSSATPSSGFGSGQTPIFGQSASQPSVPAFASAAPSFSATASPASAFGATPNSAPVFGQQANPAPTFGSTASSTGQGGFQFGSTGGFGASGSNNSVFAFGAGSAAPATPAASPAMPALNPPSGGAFGFGQAPAFNIGSGKSSFNAAPSGQNSIAGRKIKTAVRRRK, from the exons ATGGCGGCGACAGGAGGAGGGAAAATCAGATCAAGAAGATACCACATCGCTTCAAAACCGTATGCCAAAGGAAAACAG CATCCTGGCCTGATTAGTCGAGTGACCGATACAGTGAAGAGCATAGTCCCCTCCTGGCTgcagaaatatttcaaaaatggAGAAGTTCAAGAGGGTGATACCGGCACAGTTGGGGTGGACCGGAATAACGTGGCTCCTCCCCCCAACGGCAACGACGAAGTCACCCCACTCCCAGATGGACGAGACTCTCCAGAGCCCAGCACGAGTAACACAG AACCATCTACAAGCAAAGCATCGCTGAACTTCCCGGAAGCTCTGTCGAGACCCCCGCTCAATCGGACCCACCTGCACTTCCCCTCCCTGGATGGTTCCCCTGCTTTAGGCGGCACAAGCTCCCACTTCTCCCAGCCCTCAACGTCCACAGCACCCTTCTCAGGGAGCCCTTTCGCTGTAACCTCCAACTTCTCCCTGGTGAAAGAGATTAAGGACTCCAGCTCTCAGCATGAGGATGACAATATCTCGACTACCAGTGGCTTTTCATCACGTGCATCTGATAAAG ATGTTCCCATGTCAAAGACTGTGCCGCTCCTCTGGTCCCCAGAGATGGAACGCACACATTCTGGATCGCAGACCGCCCACACTGGGCTCAAGAAACCAACATTCAACCTGTCAGTCTTTGGCACTTCTTCATCA TCAGTGTTGAACAGTTCAGTACTGAACTCCAGTCAGTTGGGGGATTCACCCTTCTACCCAGGGAAGACCACTTATGGAGGAGCTGCTGCGATGAGATCAGCTCGTTCTCGCCCGGCTACACCTTACCAG CCTCCTGTTAGAAGGCAGATAAAGGCAAAGCCAGCTGGAGCTCAACCCTGTGGAGTTACCAGTGCCACAGCAAGACGCATCCTACAGTCCCTGGAGCGCATGTCCAGTCCTCTTGCT GATGCAAAAAGAATTCCGTCTACAGTTTCATCACCTCTGTCAGCT tcactgAATCACACAGACCTTGACAATTCAAATTTCCAGGCAAAGAGGAAACGG CTGGAGCCATCAGTCCCTCCTGTGCAGAAGCTGGTGGTCCCTGCAGCTGCTGCAGTGTCTGGTAACCGCTCGATGTCCTTTAGACCGACACTCACTCCAGGTGGAGTGAACAGAGGAGTGGAGAAAAGTAACAAGGAGATT CCGGTCAGACAATCCCCTCCCATTTCAGATCGTGCCCAGGCTCCCTCTCCCAG CACAAGCAGTTTGTCCTACCCCTTGTCCAGCACCCCAGTGACCTGCAGTGCTGGTTCAGGAGGGGGCAAAATGAAGAGGGAAAGGGCCATTAGACCTTCATCCAAAAGACCTGATGATGAG GTTGCCGAGGAACCAGACCTGCCGCCTGCCTCTCTTCCCAGCAATTTCACTTTGCCAACATTTAATTTCTCTTCTCCTCCCCCAACCTCTTCACTCACCTCCAGCACAACACCACTTATAATTGTCTCGGAGGAACCGGCAGCAAATAAG gAGCCAGCTGCACCATCCACACCACCATCTGTTCCCTTCACGTTCTCTTCGCCTATCGTCAAGGCAACAGCTGCTAGTCCTCCTTCTTTCTCTCCATCA TCTGGATTCACCTTCAGTGCGCCTACTATGAAAACAGGCCCCTCTTACTCCAATGGAAAAATTGTTCCAACAGTAGCACCAG TCAAATCAGTGGCCAGTGAAGAAAAGGAGTTTGAAGGACCCTTCAAACCAGCCAAAGTCTTAAAACAGGGCAGTGTATTGGACATACTAAAAGGACCTG GATTTGCATCCCCTGCTCAGAACTCCGTTGATAAGCCTTTACTGTCTGCATCAACATCCTCTGCTTCTCTTGGTTTTGGTGATAAGTTTAGGCCACCTGCGGGGTCATGGAGCTGTGGCACTTGCCTATTGCAAAACAAGTCCTCAGACAAAAAGTGTGTGGCTTGTCTTGCTCCACAACCCAACACAGACTCTTCATCTAAATCAGACAGTAAATCCACAGAAGCTCCTGCAAGCATCAGTTCCCTCTTTGCTCCTCCAGCTGGTAGCTGGGACTGTGACACATGTTTAGTCAGGAACAAACCGGATGTAGTTAAATGTGTAGCTTGTGACACGGCCAAACCTGGGACTGGAGTGAAATCCAGAATGACTCTACCAACTCTTTCTGAGGCGTCATCCACCCTCTCTGCCCCCTCTTCTTCTAcaaccaccacaacaacaaccgCTTCTTCAGCAACTGGACTGTTAGGATTTGGGGACAAATTTAAAAAGCCAGAAGGGTCTTGGGATTGTGATGTATGCATGGTTCAAAACAAGGCACAGGATGTGAAATGTGTAGCCTGTCAGAGCTCTAAACCAG GAGCTGTAGCCACGGCGGTCTCGACTCCAGCCTCTGCACCTGCAAGCACTGCAGGATTTGGGGACAAGTTCAAGAAACCTGAGGGAAGCTGGGAGTGTGAGGTGTGCTGTGTTCAGAATAAGGCAGAGGACCAGCAGTGTGTGGCCTGCCAGTCAGCAAAACCAGGAGCTAAAATAGAGTCCAAAG GTTTCAGTTCATCATTTGGCGTTCAGTCCAACAGTACAGACTCAAGTTCATCTGGTTTTAAGTTTGGTACTGGCTCTACGGACTCGACCTCTGCTGGCCTGAAGTTTGGAGGGACTTTCTCAGATACTACTACTACCACAGGAGGGTTTAAATTTGGATTTGGGTCCTCCGACTCAAACTCCAAATCCGAGGGCTTCAAATTTGGTGGCTTCTCCTCGGATGCAGCTTCTGGTGGGGTCAAACTTGGTAGTTCCTCATCAGAATCCACAGCAACAAAAGAGAGTGTGTCAAAGGCCTTTACATTTGGTGGATCTGTGGATGACTCGCTTGAAAAAAAGACTAAATCTCAGGATTCTAGTGCAGGATTTAAATTTGGTGGCGGTAATGGAACCAATTTCAGCTCTCAAGCTTCTGGCGCTGGAAACTCATTTTTGTTCGGAGCTAAACCCAGTGAGAATGGAAGCTCAAATTCATCCTTTAGTTTCTCTGTGCCCCAGTCCAAAGCTGAGAAAGATGATGCTCCTGCTCCCTCAGAAACAGCTTCAACCACCACCACAACAACGGCAGCAAATGTCATTCCTATTTTTGGCAAGTCTTTAGTAGCTGAATCTTCTACCATAAAGTTTGGGGAAgcatcaacaaaagagcaaacaCTGGTGACGTCCACCTTCACCTTTGGAAAAACAGAAGAGAACAAGGACACCTCTGCACCCTCCACTGCCTTCTTATTCGGTGCTTCCAAGGAAGCTGAAAAACCAGCACCAACCTTGGGCTTCTCTTTCGGTGAGCAGGACCCTCCAAAGGATTTTCCCAAGCCTACGCTCACATTTGGGAAACCTGCTGAGTCAGCAGAACCTCCAAAGCCATCGTTTAGTTTTGGACAAAGTATGACAG AAACATCTGCTCCAAAGCCCACTTTTGGCTTCATGGCCAACTCCTCAAGCACCCCAGCTTCTTCCAGCTCCACCCCCAGCCTTTTCAGCACTCCCATTACCTCTTCCCTGGCTCCCACACCTGCTCCCTCAAGTACCTTTGTATTTGGCCAGAGTACCTCCTCTGAACAAACCATGGCAAAGACTTTTGTGTTTGGACAGCAGCCGCAGGATAGCCAGTCGGCACCTCCTGCGGCACCTTCTGCTGCACCTGCCCCAGCACAACCTTTCCAGTTTGGCTCGGGCACAAACTCATCCTCCCCTGCTTTCACTTTTGGTGCTACTGCATCCTCCACCCCAGCCTCTGCCG CTCCAGCTCCACCTGCCAACCCTTCTCCATTTGTCTTCAGTTCTGCCACACCTTCATCTGGCTTTGGCTCTGGACAGACCCCCATCTTCGGACAAAGTGCGTCTCAACCCAGTGTTCCTGCATTTGCGTCAGCAGCACCTTCATTCTCGGCCACCGCTTCCCCAGCTTCTGCGTTCGGAGCTACGCCCAATTCTGCCCCTGTATTCGGTCAGCAAGCCAACCCTGCTCCTACGTTTGGATCTACTGCTTCCTCCACAGGCCAAG gagGGTTCCAGTTTGGAAGCACTGGTGGATTTGGAGCATCAGGGAGCAACAATAGTGTGTTTGCCTTTGGGGCCGGATCAGCAGCTCCAGCAACTCCTGCCGCCAGTCCTGCCATGCCTGCTTTAAATCCTCCCTCTGGTGGAGCCTTCGGCTTTGGTCAGGCCCCTGCTTTTAACATTGG GTCAGGAAAAAGTTCTTTCAATGCAGCACCATCTGGGCAGAATTCAATTGCTGGAAGAAAAATCAAAACTGCTGTTCGACGCAGGAAGTAA
- the nup153 gene encoding nuclear pore complex protein Nup153 isoform X2 gives MAATGGGKIRSRRYHIASKPYAKGKQHPGLISRVTDTVKSIVPSWLQKYFKNGEVQEGDTGTVGVDRNNVAPPPNGNDEVTPLPDGRDSPEPSTSNTEPSTSKASLNFPEALSRPPLNRTHLHFPSLDGSPALGGTSSHFSQPSTSTAPFSGSPFAVTSNFSLVKEIKDSSSQHEDDNISTTSGFSSRASDKEMERTHSGSQTAHTGLKKPTFNLSVFGTSSSSVLNSSVLNSSQLGDSPFYPGKTTYGGAAAMRSARSRPATPYQPPVRRQIKAKPAGAQPCGVTSATARRILQSLERMSSPLADAKRIPSTVSSPLSASLNHTDLDNSNFQAKRKRLEPSVPPVQKLVVPAAAAVSGNRSMSFRPTLTPGGVNRGVEKSNKEIPVRQSPPISDRAQAPSPSTSSLSYPLSSTPVTCSAGSGGGKMKRERAIRPSSKRPDDEVAEEPDLPPASLPSNFTLPTFNFSSPPPTSSLTSSTTPLIIVSEEPAANKEPAAPSTPPSVPFTFSSPIVKATAASPPSFSPSSGFTFSAPTMKTGPSYSNGKIVPTVAPVKSVASEEKEFEGPFKPAKVLKQGSVLDILKGPGFASPAQNSVDKPLLSASTSSASLGFGDKFRPPAGSWSCGTCLLQNKSSDKKCVACLAPQPNTDSSSKSDSKSTEAPASISSLFAPPAGSWDCDTCLVRNKPDVVKCVACDTAKPGTGVKSRMTLPTLSEASSTLSAPSSSTTTTTTTASSATGLLGFGDKFKKPEGSWDCDVCMVQNKAQDVKCVACQSSKPGAVATAVSTPASAPASTAGFGDKFKKPEGSWECEVCCVQNKAEDQQCVACQSAKPGAKIESKGFSSSFGVQSNSTDSSSSGFKFGTGSTDSTSAGLKFGGTFSDTTTTTGGFKFGFGSSDSNSKSEGFKFGGFSSDAASGGVKLGSSSSESTATKESVSKAFTFGGSVDDSLEKKTKSQDSSAGFKFGGGNGTNFSSQASGAGNSFLFGAKPSENGSSNSSFSFSVPQSKAEKDDAPAPSETASTTTTTTAANVIPIFGKSLVAESSTIKFGEASTKEQTLVTSTFTFGKTEENKDTSAPSTAFLFGASKEAEKPAPTLGFSFGEQDPPKDFPKPTLTFGKPAESAEPPKPSFSFGQSMTETSAPKPTFGFMANSSSTPASSSSTPSLFSTPITSSLAPTPAPSSTFVFGQSTSSEQTMAKTFVFGQQPQDSQSAPPAAPSAAPAPAQPFQFGSGTNSSSPAFTFGATASSTPASAAPAPPANPSPFVFSSATPSSGFGSGQTPIFGQSASQPSVPAFASAAPSFSATASPASAFGATPNSAPVFGQQANPAPTFGSTASSTGQGGFQFGSTGGFGASGSNNSVFAFGAGSAAPATPAASPAMPALNPPSGGAFGFGQAPAFNIGSGKSSFNAAPSGQNSIAGRKIKTAVRRRK, from the exons ATGGCGGCGACAGGAGGAGGGAAAATCAGATCAAGAAGATACCACATCGCTTCAAAACCGTATGCCAAAGGAAAACAG CATCCTGGCCTGATTAGTCGAGTGACCGATACAGTGAAGAGCATAGTCCCCTCCTGGCTgcagaaatatttcaaaaatggAGAAGTTCAAGAGGGTGATACCGGCACAGTTGGGGTGGACCGGAATAACGTGGCTCCTCCCCCCAACGGCAACGACGAAGTCACCCCACTCCCAGATGGACGAGACTCTCCAGAGCCCAGCACGAGTAACACAG AACCATCTACAAGCAAAGCATCGCTGAACTTCCCGGAAGCTCTGTCGAGACCCCCGCTCAATCGGACCCACCTGCACTTCCCCTCCCTGGATGGTTCCCCTGCTTTAGGCGGCACAAGCTCCCACTTCTCCCAGCCCTCAACGTCCACAGCACCCTTCTCAGGGAGCCCTTTCGCTGTAACCTCCAACTTCTCCCTGGTGAAAGAGATTAAGGACTCCAGCTCTCAGCATGAGGATGACAATATCTCGACTACCAGTGGCTTTTCATCACGTGCATCTGATAAAG AGATGGAACGCACACATTCTGGATCGCAGACCGCCCACACTGGGCTCAAGAAACCAACATTCAACCTGTCAGTCTTTGGCACTTCTTCATCA TCAGTGTTGAACAGTTCAGTACTGAACTCCAGTCAGTTGGGGGATTCACCCTTCTACCCAGGGAAGACCACTTATGGAGGAGCTGCTGCGATGAGATCAGCTCGTTCTCGCCCGGCTACACCTTACCAG CCTCCTGTTAGAAGGCAGATAAAGGCAAAGCCAGCTGGAGCTCAACCCTGTGGAGTTACCAGTGCCACAGCAAGACGCATCCTACAGTCCCTGGAGCGCATGTCCAGTCCTCTTGCT GATGCAAAAAGAATTCCGTCTACAGTTTCATCACCTCTGTCAGCT tcactgAATCACACAGACCTTGACAATTCAAATTTCCAGGCAAAGAGGAAACGG CTGGAGCCATCAGTCCCTCCTGTGCAGAAGCTGGTGGTCCCTGCAGCTGCTGCAGTGTCTGGTAACCGCTCGATGTCCTTTAGACCGACACTCACTCCAGGTGGAGTGAACAGAGGAGTGGAGAAAAGTAACAAGGAGATT CCGGTCAGACAATCCCCTCCCATTTCAGATCGTGCCCAGGCTCCCTCTCCCAG CACAAGCAGTTTGTCCTACCCCTTGTCCAGCACCCCAGTGACCTGCAGTGCTGGTTCAGGAGGGGGCAAAATGAAGAGGGAAAGGGCCATTAGACCTTCATCCAAAAGACCTGATGATGAG GTTGCCGAGGAACCAGACCTGCCGCCTGCCTCTCTTCCCAGCAATTTCACTTTGCCAACATTTAATTTCTCTTCTCCTCCCCCAACCTCTTCACTCACCTCCAGCACAACACCACTTATAATTGTCTCGGAGGAACCGGCAGCAAATAAG gAGCCAGCTGCACCATCCACACCACCATCTGTTCCCTTCACGTTCTCTTCGCCTATCGTCAAGGCAACAGCTGCTAGTCCTCCTTCTTTCTCTCCATCA TCTGGATTCACCTTCAGTGCGCCTACTATGAAAACAGGCCCCTCTTACTCCAATGGAAAAATTGTTCCAACAGTAGCACCAG TCAAATCAGTGGCCAGTGAAGAAAAGGAGTTTGAAGGACCCTTCAAACCAGCCAAAGTCTTAAAACAGGGCAGTGTATTGGACATACTAAAAGGACCTG GATTTGCATCCCCTGCTCAGAACTCCGTTGATAAGCCTTTACTGTCTGCATCAACATCCTCTGCTTCTCTTGGTTTTGGTGATAAGTTTAGGCCACCTGCGGGGTCATGGAGCTGTGGCACTTGCCTATTGCAAAACAAGTCCTCAGACAAAAAGTGTGTGGCTTGTCTTGCTCCACAACCCAACACAGACTCTTCATCTAAATCAGACAGTAAATCCACAGAAGCTCCTGCAAGCATCAGTTCCCTCTTTGCTCCTCCAGCTGGTAGCTGGGACTGTGACACATGTTTAGTCAGGAACAAACCGGATGTAGTTAAATGTGTAGCTTGTGACACGGCCAAACCTGGGACTGGAGTGAAATCCAGAATGACTCTACCAACTCTTTCTGAGGCGTCATCCACCCTCTCTGCCCCCTCTTCTTCTAcaaccaccacaacaacaaccgCTTCTTCAGCAACTGGACTGTTAGGATTTGGGGACAAATTTAAAAAGCCAGAAGGGTCTTGGGATTGTGATGTATGCATGGTTCAAAACAAGGCACAGGATGTGAAATGTGTAGCCTGTCAGAGCTCTAAACCAG GAGCTGTAGCCACGGCGGTCTCGACTCCAGCCTCTGCACCTGCAAGCACTGCAGGATTTGGGGACAAGTTCAAGAAACCTGAGGGAAGCTGGGAGTGTGAGGTGTGCTGTGTTCAGAATAAGGCAGAGGACCAGCAGTGTGTGGCCTGCCAGTCAGCAAAACCAGGAGCTAAAATAGAGTCCAAAG GTTTCAGTTCATCATTTGGCGTTCAGTCCAACAGTACAGACTCAAGTTCATCTGGTTTTAAGTTTGGTACTGGCTCTACGGACTCGACCTCTGCTGGCCTGAAGTTTGGAGGGACTTTCTCAGATACTACTACTACCACAGGAGGGTTTAAATTTGGATTTGGGTCCTCCGACTCAAACTCCAAATCCGAGGGCTTCAAATTTGGTGGCTTCTCCTCGGATGCAGCTTCTGGTGGGGTCAAACTTGGTAGTTCCTCATCAGAATCCACAGCAACAAAAGAGAGTGTGTCAAAGGCCTTTACATTTGGTGGATCTGTGGATGACTCGCTTGAAAAAAAGACTAAATCTCAGGATTCTAGTGCAGGATTTAAATTTGGTGGCGGTAATGGAACCAATTTCAGCTCTCAAGCTTCTGGCGCTGGAAACTCATTTTTGTTCGGAGCTAAACCCAGTGAGAATGGAAGCTCAAATTCATCCTTTAGTTTCTCTGTGCCCCAGTCCAAAGCTGAGAAAGATGATGCTCCTGCTCCCTCAGAAACAGCTTCAACCACCACCACAACAACGGCAGCAAATGTCATTCCTATTTTTGGCAAGTCTTTAGTAGCTGAATCTTCTACCATAAAGTTTGGGGAAgcatcaacaaaagagcaaacaCTGGTGACGTCCACCTTCACCTTTGGAAAAACAGAAGAGAACAAGGACACCTCTGCACCCTCCACTGCCTTCTTATTCGGTGCTTCCAAGGAAGCTGAAAAACCAGCACCAACCTTGGGCTTCTCTTTCGGTGAGCAGGACCCTCCAAAGGATTTTCCCAAGCCTACGCTCACATTTGGGAAACCTGCTGAGTCAGCAGAACCTCCAAAGCCATCGTTTAGTTTTGGACAAAGTATGACAG AAACATCTGCTCCAAAGCCCACTTTTGGCTTCATGGCCAACTCCTCAAGCACCCCAGCTTCTTCCAGCTCCACCCCCAGCCTTTTCAGCACTCCCATTACCTCTTCCCTGGCTCCCACACCTGCTCCCTCAAGTACCTTTGTATTTGGCCAGAGTACCTCCTCTGAACAAACCATGGCAAAGACTTTTGTGTTTGGACAGCAGCCGCAGGATAGCCAGTCGGCACCTCCTGCGGCACCTTCTGCTGCACCTGCCCCAGCACAACCTTTCCAGTTTGGCTCGGGCACAAACTCATCCTCCCCTGCTTTCACTTTTGGTGCTACTGCATCCTCCACCCCAGCCTCTGCCG CTCCAGCTCCACCTGCCAACCCTTCTCCATTTGTCTTCAGTTCTGCCACACCTTCATCTGGCTTTGGCTCTGGACAGACCCCCATCTTCGGACAAAGTGCGTCTCAACCCAGTGTTCCTGCATTTGCGTCAGCAGCACCTTCATTCTCGGCCACCGCTTCCCCAGCTTCTGCGTTCGGAGCTACGCCCAATTCTGCCCCTGTATTCGGTCAGCAAGCCAACCCTGCTCCTACGTTTGGATCTACTGCTTCCTCCACAGGCCAAG gagGGTTCCAGTTTGGAAGCACTGGTGGATTTGGAGCATCAGGGAGCAACAATAGTGTGTTTGCCTTTGGGGCCGGATCAGCAGCTCCAGCAACTCCTGCCGCCAGTCCTGCCATGCCTGCTTTAAATCCTCCCTCTGGTGGAGCCTTCGGCTTTGGTCAGGCCCCTGCTTTTAACATTGG GTCAGGAAAAAGTTCTTTCAATGCAGCACCATCTGGGCAGAATTCAATTGCTGGAAGAAAAATCAAAACTGCTGTTCGACGCAGGAAGTAA